The following proteins come from a genomic window of Chaetodon auriga isolate fChaAug3 chromosome 16, fChaAug3.hap1, whole genome shotgun sequence:
- the grid2ipa gene encoding delphilin isoform X2, with translation MGRDRSLSRHFRIFIPKKHRERFDEVVSQSLMSRLKGRSFSDPSRNHLRRSRSEDHPERLLVSTRASSVPRTHAEEGVVPPARGMRKTTSLIAGHSSSTTTNCRTVRVCKGNMSFGFTLRGHAPVWIDSVIPGSPADKAGLKPGDRILFLNGLDMRTSSHEKVVSMLQGSGAMPTLVVEDGPPTFTLAEQDLVGGGVPTERARSPVLSSLQWVAEILPPSIRVHGRTFGQQLEHLLTIQERYTICKALENFFQHRNVDTLIVDVFPVLDTPAKQVIWQFVYQLLTYEEQEHCQSKISRFLGYKAPVPPPPPPPPPPPEPEVAPEPHRRSSSMRVTGTTYRSSVRGRSSDDLVIGTHLGMGLRAEPMLETGMRLAPGERQSGDGTSLPETPNNLTNLSAVYAELENMYSAKRSKSLKSRPPPAPESLLDLEPPSRTASPTMHANTGSRKGPPPPTSWPEPLPSPPAAQFYPSGLTSQTSGESNPYISLDSPPPSPPEPPDYPSSPPTHRSAKRRYTFSKPPRSEDTDRFLDALSEQLGQRVAIVDDFLTPENDYEEDIVQMGFPDEEDEDNEEELGVDEDENGGFVAPELSSPSDIQSSSGEENASSLTYSSSSDHIPPPPMTPPPPPPVQFNDPPPPPPAPAQTQSQHQQQQQQQPISYTPEHSPRAYVPIRRKSGPPPPPPPRSNPPPKRHSLHKVLPTREEIQVHATIQELKAYQEQQVYQEQQAYQERQAYEEQQAYKERQAFEEQKAYEEQQLFQEQQLFQEQQAYQEKLFKERQAYEEQKAYEEQKAFEEQQLYQEQQAYQERQAYEQRQAYQEQKAYEQRQAYKEQKAFEELQAYQEQKAYEERKAYEEQKAYEERQAYEEQQAYQEQQMQQIYQSHHSMPNQPTQPKAHSPLPLQQLHQSLPPLPSPDSTHHHSNHPLYMMRQAQQQPAHQSHHHRRQSRSAPSPHQPAPQPTAHHSQQGQYSEGIYQSHQGMRHQPHHSSAEMLHQIHPAPAHHSSAEMLHQLQQSQAHHSSAEVLQQIQQAHAHYSSSEMLHQVHKTKAHHSSTEVLQQAHQMQQIQPHHSSTELLHQAHQMHRGQAHHSSTELLHQMHKPQAHHSSTELLHQAHQMHQTKPHHSSTELLHQAQQEPASLPVQLNRDSHSHQSRRSLKSHHQTQVSPQGRHQEQQTHQTHHPQPTKPSPQRPHSIQQTHHHSSTPQIHHIHHMTPQPPPQDYQHQIHVIHPPQQPHRPQPLLSTFQPLQPHQPTLSTFQPLPQHHQSQHQVQASTQATRPQSQPSHHLLQSPHQPQTQAHHKQSHGQPQSLPHSLSDPSEHLEPPPPPPLPPPCSPPPLPRPSLTRMDSNHMSVKRLRWEQVENSEGTIWGQLGANSDYEKLHDMVKYLDLELHFGTQKSSMPAPEPSLQPETFKKKDVIEILSHKKAYNASILIAHLKLSPGELRQVLMNMATDRLEPAHIKQLLLYAPDAEEVKKYEEYRQDPSKLSEPDQFVLQMLSVPEYKTRLQSLLFKCSLQEKTEELRASYDCLYKASVELKTSKKLAKILEFVLAMGNYLNNSQPKTNKTTGFKINFLTELSTTKTVDGKSTFLHILVKSLCQHFPDVLDFSKDLTMVPLAAKVNQRTITSDLNDLHTTIQDIRSACQKMPATAEDRFAVVMSNFLENSHPAVQSLESLQQRAMEEFSKTASYFGEDGKATNTEAFFGIFSEFIGKFERALSEQQAAESLKSPRSPRMASPLAW, from the exons ATGGGAAGGGATAGGAGCCTTTCCAGACACTTTCG GATCTTCATTCCCAAGAAGCACCGGGAACGCTTTGACGAGGTGGTCTCCCAGAGCCTGATGAGCCGGCTCAAAGGGCGAAGCTTCAGCGACCCCAGTCGTAACCACCTACGCCGCAGCCGGAGCGAGGATCACCCTGAACGCCTCCTGGTCTCCACCCGTGCCAGTTCAGTGCCACGCACCCACGCAGAGGAAGGCGTGGTCCCCCCAGCCCGCGGCATGCGCAAGACCACCTCACTTATAGCTGGGcactccagcagcaccaccaccaaCTGCAG GACAGTCAGAGTGTGTAAGGGCAACATGAGTTTTGGCTTCACTCTGAGAGGACATGCTCCAGTGTGGATTGACTCTGTCATCCCCG GAAGCCCAGCAGACAAGGCAGGCCTAAAGCCAGGAGACCGCATCCTGTTTCTCAATGGACTGGACATGAG GACCTCCTCCCATGAGAAGGTGGTGTCCATGCTCCAGGGCAGTGGTGCCATGCCCACTCTAGTAGTGGAGGATGGTCCGCCTACTTTCACCCTGGCAGAGCAGGACCTTGTGGGTGGCGGCGTTCCCACAGAACGCGCCCGCTCCCCTGTGCTCAGCTCCCTGCAGTGGGTGGCAGAGATTCTGCCCCCGAGCATCCGGGTTCATGGCCGCACCTTCGGACAGCAGCTGGAGCACCTGCTGACCATCCAGGAGAGGTACACCATCTGCAAAGCTCTGGAGAACTTCTTCCAGCACAG gaACGTTGACACTCTGATCGTGGATGTGTTCCCGGTGCTGGATACGCCGGCCAAACAGGTGATCTGGCAGTTTGTTTACCAGCTGTTGACGTATGAGGAGCAGGAACACTGCCAGAGCAAGATCTCGCGCTTTCTTGGATACAAAGCGCCAG ttccaccaccaccaccacctcctccccctcctccggAGCCCGAGGTTGCCCCCGAGCCCCATCGACGTAGCAGCTCCATGAGGGTGACAGGGACCACGTACAGGAGCAGTGTGAGGGGACGTAGCTCTGATGACCTGGTCATTGGCACACACTTGGGCATGG GGCTCCGTGCAGAGCCAATGCTGGAGACGGGGATGAGGTTGGCTCCGGGAGAGAGACAGTCAGGAGACGGTACTTCCCTTCCCGAGACTCCCAACAACCTCACCAAT CTGTCGGCAGTGTATGCTGAACTGGAGAACATGTATTCAGCCAAGAGGTCCAAGTCTCTGAAGAgtcgtcctcctcctgcccctgAGAGTTTGTTGGATCTGGAGCCTCCCTCGCGCACGGCCTCCCCGACAATGCATGCTAACACAG GCAGCCGTAAAGGCCCCCCACCCCCTACATCCTGGCCGGAGCCTCTCCCCAGCCCCCCTGCAGCCCAGTTCTATCCATCAGGGCTGACAAGCCAGACCAGTGGGGAGTCTAACCCCTACATCAGCCTGGACAGCccccctccatcacctccagaGCCCCCCGACTACCCATCCAGTCCCCCCACCCACCGCAGCGCCAAGCGGCGTTACACCTTCTCCAAACCGCCGCGCTCAGAAGACACAGATCGCTTTCTGGATGCACTGAGTGAGCAGCTGGGACAGCGGGTGGCCATCGTTGATGACTTCCTGACCCCTGAGAATGACTATGAGGAG GATATTGTGCAGATGGGCTTCccagatgaggaggatgaggataaTGAAGAGGAGCTGGGTGTGGACGAAGATGAAAATGGAGGATTTGTGGCCCCAGAGCTCAGCAGCCCGAGTGATATTCAAAGTAGTAGTGGAGAAGAGAATGCTTCCTCCCTCAcctactcttcctcctctgaccATATCCCTCCGCCCCCAATGACTCCTCCGCCACCCCCACCGGTTCAGTTCAATgacccgcctcctcctcctccagcacctgcaCAGACTCAGTCTCAgcaccaacaacagcaacagcagcaaccgATCAGTTACACCCCTGAACACTCCCCAAGAGCGTATGTGCCCATCCGCCGGAAATCTggcccccctcctccacctccaccccgtAGTAATCCACCACCAAAACGCCACTCCTTACACAAAGTCCTGCCCACAAGAGAGGAAATACAGGTCCATGCTACCATACAAGAGCTAAAAGCCTATCAAGAACAGCAAGTCTACCAAGAACAACAAGCCTACCAGGAAAGACAAGCCTATGAGGAGCAACAAGCATATAAGGAGAGGCAGGCCTTTGAGGAGCAAAAAGCCTACGAAGAACAGCAACTGTTCCAAGAGCAGCAACTGTTCCAGGAACAACAGGCCTATCAGGAGAAACTTTTCAAAGAGAGACAGGCTTATGAAGAGCAAAAGGCGTATGAGGAGCAAAAAGCTTTTGAGGAGCAACAACTGTACCAGGAGCAACAAGCCTACCAAGAAAGACAAGCATATGAACAGCGGCAAGCCTACCAAGAACAAAAAGCGTATGAACAGCGTCAAGCGTATAAGGAGCAGAAAGCATTTGAGGAGCTTCAAGCCTACCAGGAGCAAAAAGCTTATGAGGAGCGTAAAGCTTATGAGGAGCAAAAAGCTTATGAGGAGCGTCAAGCCTACGAGGAGCAACAAGCATATCAAGAGCAACAGATGCAACAGATCTACCAGAGCCACCACTCGATGCCTAACCAGCCAACGCAGCCGAAAGCCCACTCACCACTGCCTCTCCAACAACTCCACCAGTCCttaccccccctcccctctccagaCTCCACCCATCACCACTCTAACCATCCTCTGTACATGATGCgccaagcacagcagcagccggCACACCAGAGTCATCACCACAGACGTCAGTCCCGTTCAGCCCCATCTCCACACCAGCCGGCACCCCAACCAACAGCCCACCACAGCCAACAAGGTCAGTACTCTGAGGGCATCTACCAAAGCCACCAGGGCATGAGACACCAGCCTCACCATTCCTCTGCGGAGATGCTCCACCAGATACACCCAGCCCCAGCCCACCACTCCTCTGCAGAGATGCTCCATCAGTTGCAACAATCCCAGGCCCACCACTCATCTGCAGAAGTGCTCCAACAGATACAACAAGCCCATGCCCACTACTCATCATCAGAAATGCTCCACCAAGTGCACAAAACCAAGGCCCATCATTCTTCAACTGAGGTTCTGCAACAAGCTCACCAGATGCAACAAATTCAGCCCCACCACTCCTCAACTGAACTTCTCCATCAAGCTCACCAAATGCATCGGGGACAAGCGCACCATTCATCTACTGAGCTCCTCCATCAAATGCACAAACCCCAGGCCCACCACTCCTCCACGGAGCTGCTCCATCAAGCCCATCAAATGCACCAAACTAAGCCACATCATTCATCCACAGAGCTTCTGCATCAAGCCCAGCAAGAGCCTGCCTCACTCCCAGTTCAGCTAAATAGGGACAGCCACTCCCACCAGAGCCGGAGAAGTCTTAAAAGTCATCATCAGACCCAAGTGTCACCGCAAGGCAGACACCAAGAGCAGCAGACTCACCAAACCCATCATCCCCAGCCCACTAAACCCTCTCCCCAAAGACCTCACTCTATCCAGCAGACCCACCACCACTCCAGCACGCCTCAAATCCACCACATCCACCATATGACCCCACAGCCACCTCCGCAGGACTATCAACATCAGATTCATGTCATCCACCCTCCCCAGCAGCCCCACAGGCCTCAGCCCCTTCTCTCCACCTTTCAGCCCCTCCAGCCACACCAGCCCACCCTCTCCACTTTCCAGCCTCTGCCCCAGCACCACCAATCCCAGCACCAAGTGCAGGCTTCCACCCAAGCCACCCGTCCGCAGTCCCAGCCCTCACATCACTTGCTTCAGTCTCCACACCAGCCCCAAACTCAGGCCCACCATAAGCAATCCCATGGCCAGCCCCAGTCCCTCCCCCACTCTCTATCTGACCCCTCAGAGCACCTGGAGCCCCCACCGCCTCCACCCCTACCCCCACCCTGTTCCCCTCCACCCTTGCCCAGGCCTTCACTCACCAGGATGGACTCCAACCACATGAGTGTGAAGAGGTTACGCTGGGAGCAAGTGGAAAACTCAGAGGGGACAATCTGGGGACAG TTGGGAGCAAATTCTGATTATGAAAAACTGCATGACATGGTGAAGTATCTGGATCTGGAGCTGCACTTTGGGACACAGAAGAGCTCCA TGCCCGCTCCAGAGCCATCCCTCCAGCCAGAAACTTTCAAGAAGAAAGACGTGATCGAAATTCTGTCCCATAAGAAGGCCTACAATGCCT CCATCCTGATAGCCCACCTGAAGCTGTCTCCCGGGGAACTACGTCAGGTGCTGATGAATATGGCCACTGATCGGCTGGAGCCAGCCcacatcaaacagctgctgctgtatgcCCCCGACGCAGAGGAAGTCAAAAAATATGAAGAATACAGACAGGACCCCAGCAAACTCAGCGAGCCAGACCAGTTTGTGTTGCAG ATGCTGTCAGTACCAGAGTACAAGACCCGCCTGCAGAGCCTCCTCTTCAAGTGTTCTCTGCAGGAGAAGACGGAGGAGCTGAGAGCATCTTACGACTGCCTCTACAAGGCTTCGGTGGAGCTGAAAACAAGCAAGAAGCTGGCTAAGATACTAGAG TTTGTGTTGGCGATGGGGAACTACTTGAATAACAGCCAGCCTAAAACCAACAAGACCACAGGCTTCAAGATCAACTTCCTTACAGAG TTGAGCACAACTAAAACAGTTGATGGGAAGTCGACATTTCTACATATTCTGGTCAAATCGTTATGTCAACACTTTCCTGATGTGTTGGATTTCTCCAAAGATTTAACCATGGTTCCTCTTGCAGCCAAAG TAAACCAGAGGACGATCACATCGGATCTGAATGATCTTCATACAACAATCCAGGACATTCGCTCAGCCTGTCAGAAGATGCCTGCCACTGCTGAGGACCGTTTCGCTGTGGTGATGAGT AACTTTCTGGAAAACAGTCATCCAGCAGTGCAGTCTCTGGAGTCCCTGCAACAGAGAGCTATGGAAGAATTCAGCAAAACTGCTTCTTACTTTGGAGAAGACGGCAAAGCCACCAACACTGAGGCCTTCTTTGGTATCTTTTCTGAGTTCATTGGCAAGTTTGAG AGAGCTCTCAGtgagcagcaggctgcagaaagCCTGAAGAGCCCCAGAAGTCCACGAATGGCCTCCCCACTGGcctggtaa